The DNA window GCGGGACGAAGACGATGACAGCCCAAACACCCGTCGATCGCAAGCGCGCCGCCCTCCGCACGGCGGGAGCGCTTGTCGGCCTCGCCCTCGCGCTGGGCGCCTGCACGCACACGGACGACGCGTTGACGGCGAGCGTTCCCGACGATTATCGCCTGCGTCATCCGATCGTGGTCCAGGAAGCCGACCGGTCGGTCGTCATTTTCATCGGTCATGCGCGCGGCGGCCTTTCCGCTTCGCAGCGCGCCGACGTGATGGGGCTGGCGCAAACCTGGCTCGCGGAGGGAACCGGCGCGATCACCGCCGATGTGCCGATCGACACCCCCAATGCCAAGGCGGCCGCGGATTCGTTCCGGGAAATTCAGGCGATGCTCTCGGCGGCCGGCGTGCCGCCGCGCGGAATCGTCGTCCACCAGTATCATCCGGAAGACCCGCGCCAGATGGCCGCGATCCGGCTGAACTATCCGAAAATCTCGGCCGTGGCCGGTCCTTGCGGCTTGTGGCCTGAGGATCTCGGATCCTCGATCAAGAACAAGAGCTATTTCGAAAACAAGTCCTACTACAATTTCGGCTGCGCCTATCAGCGCAACATGGCGGCGATGGTCGACAATCCGTCGGACCTGGTGCAGCCGCGGTCCGAAACGCCGCCCTACACGACCCGGCGCTCAGAGGCTTTCGAGAAGTATCGCAGGGGTGCCCCGACCGCGACCGTCTATCCCGATGGCGAAAAAGCCAAACTCAGCGATACAGGCAAATGATCAGCTACGCCCGTCAAAACCCCGAAGCGCCGCCGGACGCCACATCGCACCCGGTGGACGACCATATCGCGCCGGCGCCGCGCGTGTCCGTGCAGGCCTTTTGCGAGACGGTGGAAACCGCAGCCGCCGTGCAGTCGGGCGGCGAGGACCGCCGCCTCGGCAAGGCCCATCTCAAGATTCAAATGGGCGGCATGGCGGCCGCCATCGAAGCCTATCGCACCGCGCCCACCCCGAACGTGATCATCCTGGAAACCGAGGGCCGCAGCGATATTCTTGCCGGCCTCGATCAACTTGCAACCGTGTGCGATGCCGGAACCCGCGTGGTGGTGATCGGCCGTGTCAACGATGTCACGCTGTATCGCGAACTGGTGCGGCGCGGCGTCAGCGACTACGTGATTTCGCCGGTCAACGCGCTCGACGTGGTGCGGTCGATTTGCGGGCTGTTCTCGGCACCGGAGGCGAAGGCGGTCGGCCGGATCATCGCGATCGTCGGAGCAAAAGGCGGCGTCGGCGCTTCCACCATCGCGCACAACGTTGCCTGGGCGATCGCGCGCGATCTCGCGCTGGATTCCGTCGTTGCCGACCTCGACCTCGCGTTCGGCACTGCCGGTCTTGATTACAATCAGGACCCTCCGCAGGGCATTGCCGACGCGGTGTTCTCGCCCGATCGCATCGATACCGCGTTCATCGATCGCCTGTTGTCGAAATGCACCGACCATCTCAGCCTGCTGGCGGCGCCGGCCACGCTCGAGCGGGTCTACGACTTCGGCGCCGATGCGTTCGATTCGATCTTCGACACGCTTCGCTCGACGATGCCGTGCATCGTGCTCGACGTTCCCCATCAATGGTCGGGCTGGACCAAGCGCGCCCTGGTCGGTGCGGACGATATTCTGATCGTCGCGGCGCCGGACCTCGCCAACCTGCGCAACACCAAGAACATATACGACCTGCTCAAGGCATCGCGGCCCAACGACCGGACGCCGCTGTATTGTCTCAATCAGGTCGGTGTGCCGAAGCGGCCGGAAATCAACGCCAGCGAATTCGCCAAGGCAATCGAGAGCCAGCCGGTAGTCACCATCCCGTTCGACCCGCAGATATTCGGCTCGGCGGCCAACAATGGCCAGATGATCGCGGAAATCTCCGCCAGCCATCGCACCACCGAGATGTTTCTGCAGATCGCGCAACGGCTGACAGGCCGCGGCGAGACCAAAAAGCCGAGGGGTTCGTTCCTGTCGCCCCTGATAGAGAAGCTGCGGGCGAAGTAAGCAGCCCGCGTGGAGTACGGTCGTGTTTGGTAAGCGTAGCGGAGCTGAAAACGATTCCCGGGCCACGAGGCCCGCCGGAGGCGCGCCGGAATTATCTTCCGGCGCCGCGCCTGCCGTTTCGCGCAGCGTATCTCCGCCCACGGTTTCCTCGCCGCCGCTCTCCCCGGCCAAACCGGCACCTGCGCCGACCATCGAAGCCCGGCGCTCGGACACCTATTACCAGGTCAAGGCGACGATCTTCGGCGCCCTGATCGAGGCGATCGACCTTGCCCAGCTCGCCAAACTCGACGGCGAGTCGGCGCGCGAGGAAATTCGCGATATCGTCAACGAGATCATCGCGATCAAGAACATCGTGATGTCGATCGCCGAGCAGGAGGAGCTGCTCGACGACATCTGCAACGACGTTCTCGGATACGGCCCGCTGGAACCGCTGCTGTCGCGCGACGATATCTCCGACATCATGGTCAACGGTGCCGGAACGGTGTTCATCGAAGTCGCCGGCCGCATCCAGCGCACCGGCATCCGCTTCCGCGACAATCAGCAGCTTTTGAATATCTGCCAGCGTATCGTCAGCCAGGTCGGCCGCCGCGTCGACGAATCCTCGCCGATCTGCGACGCGCGGCTTGCCGACGGCTCGCGCGTCAACGCCATCGTCCCGCCGCTGGCGCTCGACGGCCCCGCATTAACGATCCGCAAGTTCAAAAAGGACAAGCTGACCCTCGACCAGCTGGTCAAGTTCGGCGCGATTTCGCCCGAGGGCGCCGAGATCCTGCAGATTATCGGGCGCTGCCGCGCCAACGTCCTGATCTCCGGAGGCACCGGCTCGGGCAAGACCACGCTGCTGAATTGCCTCACCCAATTTATCGAGGACGACGAACGCATCATCACCTGCGAAGACGCCGCCGAACTTCAGTTGCAGCAGCCTCATGTGGTGCGGCTCGAAACCCGCCCGCCCAACATCGAGGGCGAGGGTCAGATCACCATGCGCGAACTGGTGCGGAACTGCCTGCGTATGCGTCCCGAACGCATCATCGTCGGCGAAGTCCGCGGACCGGAGGCCTTCGACCTGCTGCAGGCCATGAACACCGGTCACGACGGATCGATGGGAACGCTGCACGCCAACAATCCGCGCGAGGCGCTGTCGCGCTGCGAATCGATGATCACGATGGGCGGATTTTCGCTGCCGTCGCGGACCATTCGCGAGATGATCTGTGCCTCGATCGACGTCGTCATCCAGGCCGCCCGCTTGCGCGACGGCTCCCGGCGCATCACCCACATCACCGAGGTGATGGGAATGGAAGGCGACACCATCATTACCCAGGACCTGTTCCTCTACGACATGATCGGCGAGGACGCCAACGGACATATCATCGGCCGGCACCGCTCGACCGGCATCGGACGGCCGCGCTTTTGGGACCGCGCGCGATATTACGGCGAAGAGAAGCGGCTTGCCGCAGCACTCGACGCCGCCGAAGTCGTCACGGAGGTCTAGGGAAGCCCGCCATGAACATACAACCGCTCGCATTGTCCTTTCTCGCGGCCACCGCCATCGGCGGTTTGGCGTGGGTATTCGTGTATCCGTTGCTGTCGGGGGAAAAAAAGGCCGAGGCTCGCCGTGCGTCGGTCGCAAGGCCGGAGCCGTCCGGCCGGCCGATCGACAAGAACCAGCGTTCGCGCCGCGAGCAGGTCGAAGGATCGCTCAAGGACCTCGAGGCGCGCCGCCTGAAGGAAAAGAAGATCCCGCTGAGTAGCCGCCTCACCCAGGCCGGCCTTTCCTGGACACCTCAGAAATTCATGATCATTTCCGGGGTTCTCGCCGCCGTCGCCTTCGCAATCGCGATGCTGTTCAAGGGTGGATTGATCGGGGCCGTCGGCCTGGCGTTCGCCGCCGGCTTCGGCCTGCCGCGCTGGATGCTGAGCTACCTCAAGAAGCGCCGCGAAGCGAAATTCCTCAAGGCGCTGCCGGACGCCGTCGACGTGATCGTGCGCGGCATCAAGGCCGGCCTGCCGTTGTTTGAATCGATCAAGGTCGTCGCCGCCGACGCTCCGGAACCGCTCAAGAGCGAATTCCTGGCCATCATCGAGACCCAGGCGATCGGCATGCCGCTCGGCGAGGCCTGCGCGCGGCTGTTCGAACGGATGCCGGTGCCGGAGGCGAACTTCTTCGGGATCGTGATAGCGATCCAGCAGAAATCGGGCGGCAACCTGTCGGAAGCCCTGGGCAATCTGTCCAAGGTGCTGCGCGACCGCAAGAAAATGGCCGAGAAGATTCAGGCGATGTCGATGGAAGCCAAGGCGTCCGCGGGCATCATTGGTTCGTTGCCGCCGATCGTCATGCTGCTGGTTTACCTCTCGACCCCCCAATACATCTCGTTGCTGTGGACGCACCCGACCGGCCAACTGATGCTCGTTGGTTGCGTGATCTGGATGTCCATCGGCATCTTCGTGATGAAAA is part of the Bradyrhizobium erythrophlei genome and encodes:
- a CDS encoding CpaD family pilus assembly protein, whose translation is MTAQTPVDRKRAALRTAGALVGLALALGACTHTDDALTASVPDDYRLRHPIVVQEADRSVVIFIGHARGGLSASQRADVMGLAQTWLAEGTGAITADVPIDTPNAKAAADSFREIQAMLSAAGVPPRGIVVHQYHPEDPRQMAAIRLNYPKISAVAGPCGLWPEDLGSSIKNKSYFENKSYYNFGCAYQRNMAAMVDNPSDLVQPRSETPPYTTRRSEAFEKYRRGAPTATVYPDGEKAKLSDTGK
- a CDS encoding AAA family ATPase is translated as MISYARQNPEAPPDATSHPVDDHIAPAPRVSVQAFCETVETAAAVQSGGEDRRLGKAHLKIQMGGMAAAIEAYRTAPTPNVIILETEGRSDILAGLDQLATVCDAGTRVVVIGRVNDVTLYRELVRRGVSDYVISPVNALDVVRSICGLFSAPEAKAVGRIIAIVGAKGGVGASTIAHNVAWAIARDLALDSVVADLDLAFGTAGLDYNQDPPQGIADAVFSPDRIDTAFIDRLLSKCTDHLSLLAAPATLERVYDFGADAFDSIFDTLRSTMPCIVLDVPHQWSGWTKRALVGADDILIVAAPDLANLRNTKNIYDLLKASRPNDRTPLYCLNQVGVPKRPEINASEFAKAIESQPVVTIPFDPQIFGSAANNGQMIAEISASHRTTEMFLQIAQRLTGRGETKKPRGSFLSPLIEKLRAK
- a CDS encoding CpaF family protein yields the protein MFGKRSGAENDSRATRPAGGAPELSSGAAPAVSRSVSPPTVSSPPLSPAKPAPAPTIEARRSDTYYQVKATIFGALIEAIDLAQLAKLDGESAREEIRDIVNEIIAIKNIVMSIAEQEELLDDICNDVLGYGPLEPLLSRDDISDIMVNGAGTVFIEVAGRIQRTGIRFRDNQQLLNICQRIVSQVGRRVDESSPICDARLADGSRVNAIVPPLALDGPALTIRKFKKDKLTLDQLVKFGAISPEGAEILQIIGRCRANVLISGGTGSGKTTLLNCLTQFIEDDERIITCEDAAELQLQQPHVVRLETRPPNIEGEGQITMRELVRNCLRMRPERIIVGEVRGPEAFDLLQAMNTGHDGSMGTLHANNPREALSRCESMITMGGFSLPSRTIREMICASIDVVIQAARLRDGSRRITHITEVMGMEGDTIITQDLFLYDMIGEDANGHIIGRHRSTGIGRPRFWDRARYYGEEKRLAAALDAAEVVTEV
- a CDS encoding type II secretion system F family protein; its protein translation is MNIQPLALSFLAATAIGGLAWVFVYPLLSGEKKAEARRASVARPEPSGRPIDKNQRSRREQVEGSLKDLEARRLKEKKIPLSSRLTQAGLSWTPQKFMIISGVLAAVAFAIAMLFKGGLIGAVGLAFAAGFGLPRWMLSYLKKRREAKFLKALPDAVDVIVRGIKAGLPLFESIKVVAADAPEPLKSEFLAIIETQAIGMPLGEACARLFERMPVPEANFFGIVIAIQQKSGGNLSEALGNLSKVLRDRKKMAEKIQAMSMEAKASAGIIGSLPPIVMLLVYLSTPQYISLLWTHPTGQLMLVGCVIWMSIGIFVMKRMINFDF